A stretch of DNA from Bacteroidales bacterium WCE2008:
ATCTGAAGGCATACAGAGGCTCCCTGATGCTTGTTTCGCATGACAGGCGCTTCCTGGATAATGTTACAAACAGGACTGTCGAGATAATGCTCGGCAAGATTCATGATTATAAGGTCCCTTATAGTAAATATCTGGAACTCAGGGCGGAAAGGATGGCTCAGCAGAATGCTGCGTATGAGAATCAGCAGAGGATGATAGAGAAGACGGAGGATTTCATAGCGCGTTTCCGCTATAAGCCTACCAAGTCCAATCAGGTGCAGTCCCGTATAAAGGCGCTCGAGAAACTGGAACGCATCGAAGTCGATGAGACTGACAATGCGACTCTTACGGTCAAGTTCCCGCCTGCGCCCCGTTCGGGCGATGTCGCTTTCAAGGCTGTTGACCTGACTGTCGGATATCCGCAGAAGGTAGTATTCAGAGATGCTGATATCGAAATCCGGAGAGGGGAGAAGGTCGCTCTTATCGGACGTAACGGCGAGGGAAAGACGACCCTCATGAGGGTGATAATGGGCCAGCTGGAACCGGTTTCTGGAGAGGCCAAGGTAGGTCATAACGTCCATATCGGCTATTTCGCCCAGAATCAGGAGGATATACTGGACAAGAATGAGACTGTCTTCGATACTCTTGACCGTATCGCGGTCGGGGATATCAGGACAAAGGTAAGAGATCTTCTTGCGCAGTTCCTGTTCCGCGGGGAGGATATCGACAAGAAGGTCGGAGTCCTTAGCGGTGGCGAGAGGGCGCGTCTTGGAATGGCCAAGCTTATGCTGGAGCCATATAACCTGCTGGCCCTGGATGAGCCTACGAACCATATGGACATCAAGTCCAAGGATATACTGAAGCAGGCCCTGAAGGCTTACGACGGCACTCTGGTCGTCGTTTCGCACGACAGGGATTTCCTCGAGGGACTAGTCGACAAGATGTATGAGTTCCGTGACGGCCATGTGAAAGAGCATCTCGGATCGATTTCTGACTTCCTTGAGAGCCGCAGAATCGAGAATCTCCAGGAGTTGGAGCGCCGTTTCAAGCCGGCTGCCCAGCCTGTCGCATCCGCTGCTCCGGAGAAGACCGAGTCGAAGAAGGATTTCGAGGCCAGGAAGTTCGTGTCGAAGGAGGAGAAGAAACTTCGTAACAGGGTGGATTTCCTAGAGAAGGAGATTTCGTCGATAGAAAAGAAGATGAAGGACCTTGAGGCAACTCTTGCCAATCCTTCGGAAAATGATGATATAATGGAACTTACGAGGTCTTACTTAGAGTATAAGAGAGACCTTGATGCGAAGACTGACGAGTGGGGCGAATTACTTGAAAAACTCGGTTGACATGAGCAAGTCTGTACCTTTTATTCTTGATTCTCACTGCGATACTCCGTCGCAGATAGTCCGTCTCAGGGATCTTTCTGTCGACAATAAGTATGGGCATGTCGATTTCCCGAAGCTGGTGCGGGGCGGCGTTGACGCTTCTTTCTTTGCGTTGTACACGTCTGCTTCCTTATCTCCGGACGAGGCTACGACAGCGGCCCTCAGGATGGCTGCCGGCGTCTTTGATTCTGTCGAGGCCAGCCGGGAGTGTGCTGCAATGGCTTTTTCTGCCGACGATATAGTCAGGAATCATGAAAAAGGTCTGGTTTCCGTGCTCATGGGCATGGAAAACGGGGCTCCGGTCCAGAAGTCGCTTTCGTTGCTCCGGATGTTCTACCGTCTTGGCGTACGTTATATGACCCTGACTCATAATGGGGATAATGAAATAGCAGACAGTGCAGCAGAAGGCCGTCGTTGGCATGGTCTCAGTCCGTTCGGACGCGAGGTCGTCCGGGAGATGAATGATCTCGGCATGATCATCGACGTGTCTCATGCCTCGGATGAGACTTTCTTTGACTGTATCAAGTATTCGAGGGCACCGATTGTTTCGACTCATTCGTGTTGCAGGGCTTTGTGCGGGCATCGCAGGAATATGTCCGACGAGATGCTCCGGGCTCTTGCCGCAAATGGGGGAGTAATCCAGATCAACTTCTATCCTTGTTTCCTGTCTGACGGTTTTACCAAGGTTCTTGAAGAGTCAGGTTTGGAGAATGAAGGGGATGCCATAGAGGCAGCCTTCATTTCGGATCCGTCGGATCCGGAGAAGGTAAGGGCATGGCATGAGATTCTCGACCGGTTGCAGGCTCTCGATCGTCCGTCGTATGAATTGGTCGTCGACCATATCGACCATGCGGTCGAGGTTGCGGGGATCGACCATGTCGGTATCGGGTCGGATTTCGATGGTATTTGTGTCACGCCGGAGGGACTTGAGGATGTTTCAAAGATCGGGGTTGTTTTTGAGGAGATGCGTCGGAGGGGATATTCGGAGGCGGATGTCGCAAAGGTTGCCGGGGGCAATTTCATGCGTGTCCTCAGGGCTGTCGAGTCTCTCAAAACCCTTTAACATTTTTGTTATACACTGAAACAAATCTGTTTCTTTCACTCTTATTCAATAATTTACATTATAAGAGATCCTTTTCCGTCACCCGATATAGTAGTATTAGCGCTGAAGGTGCTGAAGCAGGAAGTAGAGGGCGGAGGCGGCAAAGCGTTCGATGTTGCGTTTGCGGTCGTTGTGGTATTGGAACATCTTTGTGTAGATGCCGTCAGGAGTTGCGACTCCGACCCAGACCGTGCCTTCAGGGTAACGTTCGTCTCCACCACCAGGACCTGCGAAGCCTGTTGTAGCTACCGAGTAGTCGCTGCCGGTAAGGCGGCGGACTCCGTCTGCCATGGCTGCGGCAACTTCGCTGCTTACTACACCGTGCTCCAGAATCAGCAGAGGGGTGACTCCGAGTACATTCTCCTTGACCGGAATGGCGTATGACGTTACAGATCCGAGATAATATGATGACGAGCCTGGAACGGTGGTGATAAGATGCGATATTTCACCTCCTGTGCATGATTCGGCGGCGCTGAGGGTCTTGCCGGTCTTCTTGAGAATCCTGCCGATCGCATTCTCGAGGGTATCATCGCACTCGGAATAGATAAGATCGCCCAGAATGGCCTTTAGTTTGACGATTTCGGCATCAATGCGCTTCTGCTCGTCCTCGCGGTCGCCGCCGTAGATCGAGAGCCTCAGACGAACTCCTGTAAGCGGATTCGGAAGGTATGCAAGATGCATGTCCTCCGGAAGGGCGTCTTCCCAGGCCTCTATTTTCTTTGAGAGGGCGGATTCGGCCATCCCGTAGGTCATTACGGTCTTGTGGCAGATCGATGTGACATCATTGTGGGTGCGGATGTCGTCAATGACATCCGGAAGGGCGTTGGTGGTCTCGAACGGGACTCCTGGCATGGAATACAGGGTAGCCGCATGGCCGAATCTTTCCGCAGGGAAGCGGAAGACCATGATCGGAGCCGTGCCCCACTTGTTCAGGATAACCTCGCATGTATCCGGGACCATGGCTTGTTGTCTGTTGATGTCCAGGACATCCAGTCCGCGTGCGTGAAGAATCTCATGGATCTTGGCAAGCTGGGCCTTATGCTCGACGTAGCGGGTGCTGCCGGAAAGCTCTGCAAGGGCTGCTTTGGTGATATCGTCCTTTGTCGGTCCGAGTCCTCCGGTAGTGATGACTATCTCATTGTCGGTCAATTCTTTGGAAAGGGTGGAAATAATCTCGTCATGGTTGTCTCCGATAGAGATCATGCGATTTACCTTGATTCCGAGATTTCCGAGCTCGCGTGAGATCTCGGAGGAGTTGGTATCGACGATCTGACCGATCAGAATCTCGTCGCCGATAGTGCATATTGATGCTGTTGTCATAGACTGCGTTTAAGATATTTCAGTATTCTGCGGACGAATGCGGGGCCTTCGTAAATGAATCCTGTATAGACCTCCACGAGCGAAGCACCGGCTTCAAGCATCTCTGCCGCTCTCTTAGGGGTGTTGATTCCGCCGACGCCTATGATCGGAAGACGTCCGTTTGTCTTTTCATGGATATATTTAACCAGATTGAGGTTCTTCTCAAATAAAGGAGCGCCGGAGAGGCCGCCATTGCCGATAGAGGCAACCTTGGAGGCTGGCGTAGAAAGGCCTTCACGCTGTTTTGACGTGTTTCCTGCGACAATTCCGTCGATTCCGGAACGCTGGGCGTATTCCAGTATTTCGTCGAGCTGGACATTTGCGAGGTCAGGGGAGACTTTAAGCAGGACCGGTTTGCGGATCTCCATATTGACTCTCCTGTCGAGTACTACGTCCATGATCTCTGACAGATAGGATACGTCCTGGAGATTAGCGAGTCCTTCGACGTTAGGACATGATATGTTGAATACGAACATGTCCACAAAGTCGTAGAGCATGGAGA
This window harbors:
- a CDS encoding nicotinamide-nucleotide amidase yields the protein MTTASICTIGDEILIGQIVDTNSSEISRELGNLGIKVNRMISIGDNHDEIISTLSKELTDNEIVITTGGLGPTKDDITKAALAELSGSTRYVEHKAQLAKIHEILHARGLDVLDINRQQAMVPDTCEVILNKWGTAPIMVFRFPAERFGHAATLYSMPGVPFETTNALPDVIDDIRTHNDVTSICHKTVMTYGMAESALSKKIEAWEDALPEDMHLAYLPNPLTGVRLRLSIYGGDREDEQKRIDAEIVKLKAILGDLIYSECDDTLENAIGRILKKTGKTLSAAESCTGGEISHLITTVPGSSSYYLGSVTSYAIPVKENVLGVTPLLILEHGVVSSEVAAAMADGVRRLTGSDYSVATTGFAGPGGGDERYPEGTVWVGVATPDGIYTKMFQYHNDRKRNIERFAASALYFLLQHLQR
- a CDS encoding ATP-binding cassette, subfamily F, member 3 is translated as MISISDLTVSFGGYNLLDGVSFHISESDKIGLVGKNGAGKSTIMKLICGLQSPTSGRIDKPSHLNIGYLPQIMEHHRGKTVMEETMTAFQSVKDLEKELEEINLQLAERTDYQSDEYAELITRLGEINDVLALDNSEPPAVQAEKVLLGLGFKDEDFGRNTETFSQGWNMRIELAKILLGRPDVLLLDEPTNHLDIESIEWLESYLKAYRGSLMLVSHDRRFLDNVTNRTVEIMLGKIHDYKVPYSKYLELRAERMAQQNAAYENQQRMIEKTEDFIARFRYKPTKSNQVQSRIKALEKLERIEVDETDNATLTVKFPPAPRSGDVAFKAVDLTVGYPQKVVFRDADIEIRRGEKVALIGRNGEGKTTLMRVIMGQLEPVSGEAKVGHNVHIGYFAQNQEDILDKNETVFDTLDRIAVGDIRTKVRDLLAQFLFRGEDIDKKVGVLSGGERARLGMAKLMLEPYNLLALDEPTNHMDIKSKDILKQALKAYDGTLVVVSHDRDFLEGLVDKMYEFRDGHVKEHLGSISDFLESRRIENLQELERRFKPAAQPVASAAPEKTESKKDFEARKFVSKEEKKLRNRVDFLEKEISSIEKKMKDLEATLANPSENDDIMELTRSYLEYKRDLDAKTDEWGELLEKLG
- a CDS encoding membrane dipeptidase, giving the protein MSKSVPFILDSHCDTPSQIVRLRDLSVDNKYGHVDFPKLVRGGVDASFFALYTSASLSPDEATTAALRMAAGVFDSVEASRECAAMAFSADDIVRNHEKGLVSVLMGMENGAPVQKSLSLLRMFYRLGVRYMTLTHNGDNEIADSAAEGRRWHGLSPFGREVVREMNDLGMIIDVSHASDETFFDCIKYSRAPIVSTHSCCRALCGHRRNMSDEMLRALAANGGVIQINFYPCFLSDGFTKVLEESGLENEGDAIEAAFISDPSDPEKVRAWHEILDRLQALDRPSYELVVDHIDHAVEVAGIDHVGIGSDFDGICVTPEGLEDVSKIGVVFEEMRRRGYSEADVAKVAGGNFMRVLRAVESLKTL
- a CDS encoding dihydroorotate oxidase A, whose translation is MYKRIIRPILFRFSPEFAHNLTLSSLKVAGKSRILRALIRLFFKRRTPELEKEVFGIKFPNPVGLAGGMDKNAEVYNSLSDFGFGFVEVGSLTPEPQPGNPKPRLFRLPKDGAIINRMGINNKGVHAAINNLKKNRPDVIVVANIAKNSRSEGEQIAKDYNYAFSMLYDFVDMFVFNISCPNVEGLANLQDVSYLSEIMDVVLDRRVNMEIRKPVLLKVSPDLANVQLDEILEYAQRSGIDGIVAGNTSKQREGLSTPASKVASIGNGGLSGAPLFEKNLNLVKYIHEKTNGRLPIIGVGGINTPKRAAEMLEAGASLVEVYTGFIYEGPAFVRRILKYLKRSL